One genomic window of Moorella glycerini includes the following:
- the galT gene encoding galactose-1-phosphate uridylyltransferase gives MPELRQDPVSQRWVIIATERAKRPSDFKPPHKEKNGNANCPFCPGHEKETPPEVLAFRAASTEPDTPGWQVRVVPNKYAALTASGEVGRESKGIYQTMTGTGVHEVIIEGPDHDTFFSALAPEHAVQVLKAWRQRYLQLKRDKRLQYIQLFKNHGPTAGASLEHPHSQLIATPLVPAAVNREMARLKAYWQEKESCLFCDLIEAELETGARVVAFNKEFLAFCPFASRFPMEMWIMPRRHQASFGACEDEQLEQLAAILQDVLDRLEKAANDPPFNLVLHTAPLRQEDSIYHWHFELLPRLTIVAGFEWGTDMYINPTPPEIAAQSLNEIKLDQESQAEANRRV, from the coding sequence ATGCCCGAATTACGCCAGGACCCGGTGAGCCAGCGCTGGGTAATCATTGCCACCGAACGGGCCAAAAGGCCTTCGGACTTCAAGCCTCCTCATAAAGAAAAGAATGGCAACGCCAACTGCCCCTTTTGCCCCGGCCACGAAAAGGAAACACCGCCGGAAGTTCTGGCCTTCCGCGCCGCCAGCACGGAACCTGATACCCCTGGCTGGCAGGTGCGGGTGGTACCCAACAAATATGCCGCCCTGACGGCCAGCGGGGAGGTGGGCAGGGAAAGTAAAGGGATTTACCAGACCATGACCGGTACCGGTGTGCATGAGGTTATCATCGAGGGGCCTGATCATGATACCTTTTTCTCCGCTCTAGCTCCCGAGCATGCCGTCCAGGTTCTCAAGGCCTGGCGGCAGCGTTACCTGCAGCTGAAGCGGGACAAAAGGCTCCAATACATCCAGCTCTTTAAAAACCACGGCCCTACCGCCGGGGCTTCCCTGGAACACCCCCACAGCCAGCTCATTGCCACACCCCTGGTGCCGGCAGCCGTTAACCGGGAAATGGCCAGGCTTAAAGCTTACTGGCAGGAAAAAGAAAGCTGTCTTTTCTGCGACCTTATCGAAGCAGAGCTGGAAACAGGGGCCCGTGTCGTGGCCTTTAATAAAGAATTCCTGGCCTTCTGCCCCTTCGCCTCCCGTTTCCCGATGGAAATGTGGATCATGCCCCGGCGCCACCAGGCCAGTTTCGGCGCCTGCGAAGATGAGCAGCTGGAGCAACTGGCCGCCATCCTCCAGGACGTACTGGATCGGTTGGAAAAGGCGGCTAACGACCCGCCATTTAACCTGGTCCTGCATACAGCGCCCCTGCGCCAGGAGGACAGTATCTACCACTGGCATTTTGAACTCCTGCCCAGGCTGACCATTGTTGCCGGTTTTGAATGGGGGACGGATATGTACATTAACCCCACGCCACCGGAAATCGCCGCCCAGTCACTGAACGAAATTAAACTGGATCAGGAGAGCCAGGCTGAAGCTAACCGTAGGGTATAA
- a CDS encoding DJ-1/PfpI family protein, with the protein MPGKKILMLVGDYVEDYEAIFPFQALTMLGYTVHSVSPNKWAGETVRTAVHDFEKEQTYSEKPGHNFLLTATFDKVDPQDYIGLVIPGGRSPEYLRLNERVLKIVQHFFITNKPVAVTCHGPQILIAAGVLRGKICTGYPGIKPDLLLAGAIWGEVNETLSNVYVDGNLVSAASWRGNPEWMRQFARLIAGIDYGQSYTA; encoded by the coding sequence ATGCCTGGAAAGAAAATACTCATGCTGGTCGGCGATTATGTGGAAGATTATGAAGCCATCTTTCCTTTTCAAGCCTTAACTATGTTGGGATATACCGTCCACAGTGTTTCTCCTAATAAATGGGCTGGAGAAACTGTACGAACCGCTGTTCATGACTTTGAAAAAGAGCAAACTTATAGCGAGAAGCCAGGTCACAATTTCCTTCTTACTGCCACCTTTGATAAAGTCGATCCCCAGGACTATATTGGACTAGTTATCCCCGGTGGCCGTTCACCTGAATATTTACGCCTCAATGAGCGAGTGCTAAAAATTGTACAGCATTTCTTTATAACTAATAAGCCCGTAGCCGTTACCTGCCACGGGCCGCAAATTTTAATAGCCGCCGGTGTACTTAGAGGAAAAATATGTACAGGTTATCCTGGTATTAAACCCGATCTTCTTCTCGCCGGAGCTATATGGGGTGAAGTTAACGAAACTTTATCTAATGTGTATGTGGATGGGAATTTAGTTTCTGCCGCCTCCTGGCGTGGGAATCCAGAATGGATGCGACAATTTGCCAGGCTGATCGCCGGTATAGATTACGGCCAATCTTATACCGCATAA
- a CDS encoding cupin domain-containing protein encodes MLITAPPKASTGEENFVHDGYEYGFILKGSMQICINDTEIYLLHQGDAIFFSSGI; translated from the coding sequence ATGTTGATTACGGCGCCGCCCAAGGCCTCCACGGGCGAGGAAAATTTCGTCCATGATGGTTATGAATATGGTTTTATTTTGAAAGGCTCAATGCAAATCTGTATTAATGATACTGAAATTTATCTTTTACACCAAGGCGATGCTATCTTTTTTAGCAGTGGTATTTGA
- a CDS encoding flavin reductase family protein, with product MVLVTCLDDNDKPNIITLAWATPVSHQPLIVAIAVSPKRYSHDLINRRREFVVNFPDISLAEGANWCGRKSGKKYDKFAETKWTAVPGKTIKTPHIAECYAYLECKVTQQVIAGDHTTFFGEVVDAYAVEEAVKKVKQGGPPAYYFDPARIKTLQHLGGDMYVTNEDNYVEFEVSGVIDVYKLKALREPVFYSGQSKGLS from the coding sequence GTGGTATTGGTAACCTGTTTAGACGATAATGATAAACCCAATATCATTACTCTAGCCTGGGCCACGCCGGTATCCCACCAACCTTTGATTGTGGCTATTGCTGTATCGCCTAAGAGATATTCCCATGACTTAATTAACCGGAGGCGGGAATTTGTGGTTAATTTCCCGGATATCAGCCTGGCGGAAGGAGCCAACTGGTGTGGCCGCAAATCAGGGAAAAAATATGATAAATTCGCTGAAACCAAATGGACCGCCGTCCCGGGCAAGACAATCAAAACTCCCCATATAGCTGAGTGCTATGCCTATCTGGAATGCAAGGTAACTCAACAGGTTATTGCTGGGGATCATACGACTTTCTTCGGCGAAGTTGTGGATGCTTACGCGGTTGAGGAAGCTGTCAAGAAAGTAAAGCAAGGGGGACCGCCGGCCTATTACTTTGACCCTGCCAGAATTAAGACATTGCAGCACCTGGGAGGCGATATGTATGTAACTAATGAAGATAACTATGTTGAATTTGAAGTTAGTGGTGTTATTGATGTATATAAATTAAAAGCCCTAAGAGAGCCTGTTTTTTACTCCGGCCAGAGTAAAGGGCTCTCTTAG
- a CDS encoding MFS transporter — protein sequence MPFIRKDLGLSHEVIGFASSLFFLAYTGMQIPAGIAADKWGPKIVMGVSIVVFTFFSFLTGTINSLAQFIAVRLGLGLGEGLHFSPSIRAIGDWFPPQEKGRATAFFTTSWTVAPAIIPVVTAFIAAAWGWRMVFYLLAIPGIVGIIFSGRARAKLHLAQPHSCILP from the coding sequence TTGCCTTTCATTAGAAAAGATTTGGGACTATCCCATGAAGTAATTGGTTTTGCCTCTTCCCTGTTTTTCCTGGCGTATACGGGTATGCAAATCCCAGCCGGTATAGCAGCAGATAAATGGGGACCCAAGATCGTTATGGGTGTATCTATTGTCGTGTTTACCTTCTTTAGTTTCCTGACGGGGACCATTAATTCTCTAGCTCAATTTATTGCTGTGCGCCTTGGTCTCGGCCTGGGGGAAGGGCTACACTTTTCTCCCAGTATTCGTGCTATCGGCGACTGGTTCCCGCCCCAGGAAAAAGGCCGGGCGACTGCCTTTTTCACTACTTCCTGGACGGTAGCTCCAGCCATTATCCCTGTTGTAACTGCTTTTATAGCGGCGGCCTGGGGTTGGCGGATGGTGTTTTATTTGTTGGCTATCCCCGGCATAGTGGGGATAATCTTCTCAGGCAGGGCAAGGGCAAAGCTGCACCTAGCGCAACCCCATTCTTGTATTTTGCCTTAA
- a CDS encoding IS1634 family transposase has translation MYIRTISRKNKDGSVVRYIQLAHNVWDPQAGYPKAKVLFNFGREEDVDREALVRLVKSITRFLGPEEVLRTQGELNGSTPLKFVSSRPMGGAWVLNELWNRLGISDVLVRLLAKRKFQNPVERAIFAMVANRALHPASKLKTEDWVSHDVFIPGLPEVPVQHLYRAMDFLLEAAEEIQKDIFFAVAHLFNLEVDLLYFDTTSTYFEVEEEDNPEDHKQHLRRKGNSKDHRPDLPQAVIGLAVTREGLPVRCWVWPGNTADMAVIEQVKKDLVGWQLGRVITVVDRGFASEDNLRYLQRAGGHYIAGEKMRSGKETVEEALTRPGRYKTVKDNLEVKEVIVGDGEKRVRYILVRNPKEAEKDRLEREKILTRLKEELKAIGDLKGEPHTKACCQLIAHPTYGRYLKTDKKGQPYIDMAKVKAEEKLDGKYLLRTSDDTLSPEDVALGYKQLLEVEDAFRTMKQSLELRPIYHRLSDRIHAHVLLCWLGLLLIRVAETKVQDSWRNIRQTLERMHLGEFVGPEGRILQRTETTPPQQHIFKTLGIKEPPQIIAVETKARKGP, from the coding sequence ATGTACATAAGAACTATTTCCCGCAAAAACAAGGACGGCTCTGTTGTCCGTTATATCCAGCTTGCCCACAACGTCTGGGACCCCCAAGCCGGCTATCCGAAAGCCAAAGTACTATTCAACTTCGGCCGCGAAGAGGATGTAGACCGGGAAGCCCTGGTCCGCCTGGTAAAGAGTATTACGCGTTTTTTGGGACCGGAAGAGGTTTTGCGCACCCAAGGAGAGTTAAACGGCAGCACTCCCCTGAAATTTGTCTCCAGCCGGCCTATGGGCGGCGCCTGGGTATTAAACGAACTGTGGAACCGGCTGGGTATTAGCGACGTTTTAGTCAGGTTGCTGGCCAAACGTAAGTTCCAGAATCCGGTCGAACGGGCCATCTTCGCCATGGTAGCCAACCGGGCTTTGCACCCGGCCAGTAAACTTAAGACCGAGGATTGGGTCAGCCACGACGTTTTCATTCCCGGCCTCCCGGAGGTACCGGTGCAACACCTTTACCGGGCCATGGACTTCTTACTGGAGGCTGCGGAAGAGATACAAAAGGATATCTTCTTCGCCGTGGCCCACCTCTTTAACCTGGAAGTAGATCTCCTGTACTTCGATACCACCTCCACCTACTTTGAAGTGGAAGAGGAGGATAATCCGGAGGACCATAAGCAGCACCTTCGGCGTAAAGGCAACTCCAAGGACCACCGGCCGGATTTACCGCAGGCTGTAATCGGCCTGGCGGTCACCAGGGAAGGCCTCCCAGTACGCTGCTGGGTCTGGCCCGGGAACACCGCCGATATGGCGGTAATCGAGCAAGTCAAAAAGGACCTGGTGGGCTGGCAACTGGGCCGGGTCATCACCGTTGTCGACCGCGGCTTTGCTTCGGAAGATAACCTTCGCTACCTCCAGCGTGCCGGTGGCCACTATATTGCCGGCGAAAAGATGCGCAGCGGCAAAGAAACCGTAGAAGAAGCCCTGACCAGACCGGGCCGCTACAAAACCGTCAAAGATAACCTTGAAGTCAAAGAAGTTATCGTCGGCGACGGTGAAAAAAGGGTACGCTATATCCTGGTCCGCAACCCCAAAGAAGCAGAAAAAGACAGACTTGAGCGGGAGAAAATATTGACCCGCCTCAAGGAAGAACTAAAAGCCATCGGCGACCTTAAAGGCGAACCCCATACCAAAGCCTGCTGCCAGCTTATCGCCCATCCCACCTATGGCCGCTATCTCAAGACCGACAAGAAAGGGCAACCGTATATCGATATGGCCAAGGTGAAAGCCGAAGAAAAGCTGGACGGCAAATACCTGTTACGGACCTCGGACGATACTTTAAGCCCGGAAGACGTGGCCCTCGGCTACAAGCAGCTTCTCGAAGTAGAAGACGCCTTCCGTACCATGAAACAGTCCTTAGAGCTGCGGCCTATTTATCATCGCCTGAGCGACCGCATCCATGCCCATGTCCTCCTGTGCTGGCTGGGACTGCTCCTAATCCGGGTAGCTGAAACGAAAGTGCAGGATAGCTGGCGGAACATCCGCCAGACCCTGGAACGCATGCACCTGGGCGAATTTGTTGGTCCTGAGGGCAGGATACTCCAAAGGACGGAAACAACCCCGCCACAGCAGCATATCTTCAAGACCCTTGGGATAAAGGAACCGCCGCAAATAATCGCGGTCGAAACAAAGGCCAGAAAGGGTCCCTAG
- a CDS encoding cupin domain-containing protein, with amino-acid sequence MTMIECGIFECQPGSSLARHVHENGDEYCYLFAGQGIFEIGGQEYEVEAGQTIKIPRGVEHRSFNNGEHTFRSFYVVCP; translated from the coding sequence ATGACCATGATCGAATGCGGTATCTTTGAATGTCAACCTGGTTCCAGCCTGGCAAGGCATGTTCATGAAAATGGAGATGAGTATTGTTACCTGTTTGCAGGTCAAGGGATTTTTGAGATCGGCGGCCAGGAATATGAAGTAGAAGCAGGCCAGACAATTAAAATTCCCAGAGGGGTAGAACATCGTTCATTTAATAATGGGGAACATACTTTTAGAAGTTTTTACGTAGTTTGCCCGTAA
- a CDS encoding aldehyde ferredoxin oxidoreductase N-terminal domain-containing protein codes for MAGFQEKMLRIDLQRNNVSEERLPLKWYSQYLGGLGLGLRYFLNP; via the coding sequence ATGGCGGGATTTCAGGAAAAGATGTTGCGCATTGATTTGCAGCGGAATAACGTTAGCGAAGAAAGATTACCACTTAAATGGTATTCCCAGTATCTTGGCGGTTTGGGTTTGGGTTTAAGATATTTCCTGAATCCGTGA
- a CDS encoding IS1380 family transposase, whose product MKFIIEQSDEHLTPVAGLALVGEIIDHTALKLRLNKTRIPGVSSPDISHGDVITSYVGLLCQGRSDFDHIELFRDDPFFAAALGIQDVPSSPTLRQRLDMIAHSVPYQEIILEETARFLKKLKAPVTPVTLGSRELKRQYVPLDIDVTPFDNSNSKKEGVSRTYKGYDGYAPIFAYLGREGYCVHTELRAGKQHCQKGTPEFLRQALTFARAITSLPLLVRMDGGNDSQDNLQVCLDPEIKADFIIKRNLRKETPEAWLAIAKENGTATLEREGKTVYRGHQMVKIEGADTPVRLVYKVTERTILRNGQLLLVPEIEVETYWTTLPDPVEDIITLYHDHGTSEQFHSEIKNDLDLERLPSGKFATNDLVLHLGVFAYNILRLLGQFSLPLKEVPLRNKKAQRRRLRTVIQNLITIASRLVHHARQVKLRFGQHSPWYPAFRYLYKALA is encoded by the coding sequence ATGAAATTCATCATTGAACAGTCTGATGAACACCTTACCCCCGTTGCCGGACTGGCTCTGGTGGGGGAAATCATTGATCATACTGCTCTGAAACTCAGGCTAAATAAGACCCGGATACCTGGTGTTTCTTCTCCGGATATTTCTCACGGGGATGTTATCACCTCTTACGTGGGCCTGCTTTGCCAGGGTCGCAGTGATTTTGACCATATTGAGCTTTTTCGGGATGACCCCTTCTTCGCTGCGGCGCTGGGTATTCAGGATGTGCCTTCAAGCCCTACCCTGCGCCAGCGCCTGGATATGATAGCTCATAGTGTACCCTACCAGGAGATTATCCTCGAGGAAACGGCCAGGTTCCTTAAGAAACTTAAGGCACCGGTAACTCCTGTTACCCTGGGTTCCAGGGAACTAAAGCGCCAATATGTCCCTTTGGATATTGATGTTACTCCCTTTGATAATTCAAATTCCAAGAAAGAGGGTGTTTCCAGGACCTATAAGGGCTACGACGGTTATGCGCCTATCTTCGCCTACCTCGGTAGGGAAGGCTACTGCGTCCATACCGAACTGCGGGCCGGGAAACAGCATTGCCAAAAAGGGACGCCGGAGTTCCTGCGACAAGCTCTAACCTTTGCTCGCGCTATCACTTCGCTGCCACTTTTAGTACGGATGGATGGCGGTAATGACAGCCAGGATAATCTCCAGGTCTGTTTGGACCCGGAAATCAAAGCCGATTTTATCATTAAGCGTAACCTGCGCAAGGAAACGCCGGAGGCCTGGCTGGCCATTGCCAAGGAAAATGGTACCGCCACCCTAGAACGGGAGGGAAAAACCGTCTATCGGGGGCACCAGATGGTGAAAATCGAGGGTGCTGACACCCCTGTCCGTCTGGTGTATAAGGTCACCGAGCGGACGATATTACGAAACGGCCAGCTTCTCCTGGTCCCGGAAATTGAGGTCGAAACCTACTGGACCACTTTACCCGACCCGGTGGAGGATATCATTACCCTCTACCACGACCACGGCACCAGTGAGCAATTCCACAGTGAAATCAAAAACGATTTAGACCTGGAACGGCTGCCCAGCGGCAAGTTTGCCACCAATGACCTGGTGCTACACCTGGGTGTTTTCGCCTACAACATTCTAAGGCTTCTGGGGCAGTTTAGCCTCCCGCTAAAGGAGGTACCGCTGCGCAATAAGAAAGCTCAACGCCGGCGGCTGCGTACCGTTATACAAAACCTGATTACCATAGCGTCCCGGCTGGTTCACCACGCCCGGCAGGTCAAATTACGATTTGGGCAGCACAGCCCGTGGTATCCAGCTTTCCGGTACCTATATAAAGCGTTGGCTTAA
- a CDS encoding DUF1638 domain-containing protein, with translation MEEELIALAPQCYEFHFLDQGLHRSPDRLRQALQEAIDGTCGSELVLLGYGFCGGALEGLRAGPAPLIIPKVEDCIPLLLGSPEARQQWGPDTYFLSAGWLAGEENLLREYERCLSRYGEERGSRLMRHLFRHYRRMVYINTGRRREDAAREAAREAAEKLGLNLENTRGHKDYLQQLLRGPWDHLFLQVPPGTTFTTRRW, from the coding sequence ATGGAAGAAGAACTTATAGCTTTAGCTCCGCAATGTTATGAATTTCACTTCCTGGATCAGGGGTTGCACCGCTCACCGGACCGGTTGCGGCAGGCTTTACAGGAGGCCATCGATGGCACCTGCGGTAGTGAACTGGTGTTACTGGGCTACGGTTTCTGCGGCGGAGCCCTGGAAGGCCTGCGGGCTGGACCAGCGCCCCTAATTATCCCTAAGGTCGAAGATTGCATACCTTTATTACTGGGCTCACCGGAGGCCCGGCAGCAGTGGGGGCCAGACACCTATTTTTTATCTGCCGGCTGGCTGGCCGGAGAAGAAAACCTGCTACGGGAGTATGAACGTTGCCTTTCCCGCTATGGCGAAGAGCGAGGTAGCAGATTGATGCGCCACCTTTTCCGCCATTACCGCCGAATGGTGTATATAAATACTGGGCGGCGGAGGGAAGATGCGGCGAGGGAAGCGGCGCGTGAGGCAGCGGAAAAACTAGGGTTAAACCTTGAGAACACCCGTGGACATAAAGATTACCTGCAGCAACTGTTGCGGGGGCCATGGGATCATCTGTTCTTGCAGGTGCCTCCCGGGACAACGTTTACGACGAGACGGTGGTAG
- a CDS encoding ASKHA domain-containing protein, with product MLSLKEVLVDFQPVGRRAQVAAGQTILAAAQQIGLALGSGGLTAPCGGRGLCGRCRVRVAAGDAGEPTPAEKRFLKPEQLEQGYRLACQAVIQGPLKVEIPPESMLGVQQLQVEGLDVAVVPEAPVKRYNLPLTRTTIETPRPLWQQVAGELEAAYGLDRPEVDFNLALATEPLAAGGSGVVTVRGTEVINIYAGRPAPPPLGLAVDLGTTKVAGFLINLETGATLAADGIMNPQIAYGEDVMARLGYALEGEAAYRRIQEVAIEGLNRLAATLAEQAGVTPADIEEAVIVGNTAMHHLLLHLPVAQLARAPYVPALTTPVEVKARNLGLNFSPGAYVYLQPVIAGFVGGDHVAMILGSRLDEARKVTLGLDIGTNTEIVLSYGGKMLSCSCASGPAFEGAHIAQGMRAITGAIAAVRLSDDGREVYWESIGGAPPLGICGSGILDAVAELYRTGVLNASGRLDLNHPRVRRPAGGGPAEFLLVPAEETGIDSDLVVTQKDISEIQLAKAAIASGTLLLLEAAGLTVDDLEEVVVAGAFGTHLKLESAITIGMFPQLPLGAFRQVGNAAGTGARLALLSLAERQRGETIARRVGYIELMTRPSFQDVFMKLLLLP from the coding sequence GTGCTAAGTTTGAAGGAAGTGCTGGTTGATTTCCAGCCGGTGGGCCGGCGCGCCCAGGTTGCGGCCGGCCAGACTATTTTAGCCGCGGCCCAGCAAATAGGGCTGGCCCTGGGGTCCGGGGGCCTGACGGCACCCTGCGGCGGCAGGGGTCTGTGCGGCCGCTGCCGGGTACGGGTAGCCGCCGGCGACGCCGGGGAGCCGACGCCGGCGGAAAAGCGTTTCTTGAAGCCGGAGCAACTGGAACAGGGCTATCGCCTGGCCTGCCAGGCAGTCATCCAGGGACCGCTGAAAGTGGAAATTCCGCCGGAATCCATGCTTGGCGTGCAGCAACTTCAGGTAGAAGGGCTGGATGTCGCAGTAGTCCCGGAAGCGCCGGTTAAAAGGTATAACCTGCCGTTAACCAGGACGACCATTGAAACCCCCCGGCCTCTCTGGCAGCAGGTGGCCGGCGAGCTGGAGGCCGCTTATGGCCTGGACCGCCCGGAGGTAGATTTTAACCTGGCTTTAGCGACGGAGCCCCTGGCGGCCGGCGGCAGCGGCGTGGTGACGGTCCGCGGTACAGAGGTGATCAACATTTATGCCGGCCGGCCGGCGCCGCCGCCCCTGGGCCTGGCTGTCGACCTGGGGACCACCAAGGTAGCCGGTTTCCTGATCAACCTGGAAACCGGGGCCACCCTGGCTGCCGACGGCATCATGAACCCCCAGATCGCCTACGGCGAAGATGTCATGGCGCGCCTGGGCTATGCCCTGGAGGGAGAAGCCGCCTACCGGCGCATCCAGGAAGTAGCAATCGAAGGGCTGAACCGGCTGGCCGCCACCCTGGCCGAGCAGGCCGGCGTAACCCCGGCAGACATAGAAGAAGCCGTCATCGTGGGCAACACCGCCATGCACCACCTGTTATTGCACCTGCCGGTGGCCCAGCTGGCCCGGGCCCCCTACGTCCCGGCCCTGACCACCCCGGTAGAAGTGAAAGCCCGGAACCTGGGTTTAAACTTCAGCCCGGGAGCCTATGTCTATCTCCAGCCGGTAATAGCCGGCTTTGTCGGCGGCGACCATGTGGCCATGATCCTGGGCAGCCGCCTTGACGAGGCCCGCAAAGTCACCCTGGGCCTGGATATCGGTACCAATACGGAAATTGTTTTAAGCTACGGCGGTAAAATGCTTTCCTGCTCCTGCGCTTCAGGGCCGGCCTTTGAAGGCGCCCACATTGCCCAGGGGATGCGCGCCATTACCGGGGCCATCGCCGCCGTGCGCTTAAGTGACGACGGGCGGGAGGTCTACTGGGAGAGCATTGGCGGCGCACCGCCCCTGGGCATCTGCGGCTCCGGCATCCTGGATGCCGTGGCCGAGCTTTACCGCACCGGCGTCCTCAACGCCAGCGGCCGGCTGGATTTAAATCATCCCCGGGTAAGGCGACCTGCCGGGGGTGGCCCGGCGGAATTCCTGCTGGTACCGGCTGAGGAAACCGGCATTGACAGCGACCTGGTGGTAACCCAGAAGGACATCAGCGAGATCCAGCTGGCCAAGGCAGCCATCGCCAGCGGTACCCTGCTGCTCCTGGAGGCAGCGGGCCTCACCGTAGACGACCTGGAAGAAGTGGTGGTCGCCGGGGCCTTTGGTACCCACCTGAAGCTGGAAAGCGCCATTACCATCGGCATGTTCCCCCAACTTCCCCTGGGCGCCTTCCGCCAGGTGGGCAACGCTGCCGGCACCGGGGCGCGGCTGGCCCTCCTTTCCCTGGCCGAAAGGCAGCGGGGTGAAACAATAGCCCGCCGGGTGGGCTATATTGAACTCATGACCCGGCCGTCCTTCCAGGATGTGTTTATGAAGCTGCTTTTATTACCATAA
- a CDS encoding helix-turn-helix transcriptional regulator, which yields MSRIQVPMVALAANAALEGGADPEAVSNLTLAGSSEFLDNRAAVRELVLERLMVLVDQVVASREQRNSSLIERASKFIEANFSQDLTLQEVAQQVYLNPCYFSRLFKQVKGQNFIDYLTRVRLRAAKELLLNTNLPVAAIAERVGYHDARYFSQVFKKQEGYTPSVFRKIGGAKFEGSAG from the coding sequence TTGTCACGGATTCAGGTTCCAATGGTTGCCCTGGCAGCCAATGCCGCCCTGGAAGGCGGAGCCGACCCGGAGGCCGTTTCCAACCTCACCCTGGCCGGCAGCAGCGAATTTTTGGATAACCGGGCGGCTGTGCGTGAGCTTGTCCTGGAGCGCCTGATGGTCCTGGTAGATCAGGTAGTAGCCAGCAGGGAACAACGCAATTCTTCCCTTATTGAACGGGCCAGCAAGTTTATCGAAGCCAACTTCAGCCAGGATCTCACCCTGCAAGAAGTCGCTCAGCAGGTATATTTAAATCCCTGTTATTTCAGCCGCCTCTTTAAGCAGGTTAAGGGCCAGAACTTCATAGACTACCTGACCAGGGTACGCCTGAGAGCAGCTAAAGAATTGCTGTTAAATACCAACCTGCCGGTAGCGGCAATAGCCGAACGGGTCGGTTATCACGACGCCCGTTATTTCAGCCAGGTATTTAAAAAGCAGGAAGGGTACACGCCCAGCGTGTTCCGCAAAATAGGGGGTGCTAAGTTTGAAGGAAGTGCTGGTTGA
- a CDS encoding cobalamin B12-binding domain-containing protein — protein sequence MTALAEALRDLNEKKVYELVDKMLEQGASPEKIISECNEGMVAVGDLFASNQYFLTELMFSAEIMKEVMQKLEPLMESSGVAERSAGTVVIGTVKNDIHDIGKNIVVSLLRSHGFKVVDLGVDVPAEKFVEAVRETGAKVLGLSALLNSTYPEMKNVVEAITEAGLREQVKIIIGGTICNETVRKFTGADFYANDAVTGVKICKSVYS from the coding sequence ATGACAGCCCTTGCAGAAGCTTTACGGGACCTCAATGAAAAAAAGGTATATGAACTTGTGGATAAAATGCTCGAACAGGGAGCCTCACCTGAAAAAATCATTAGCGAATGTAACGAAGGAATGGTGGCTGTCGGCGATCTTTTTGCTTCCAATCAATACTTTTTAACGGAGCTGATGTTTTCGGCCGAAATCATGAAAGAAGTCATGCAAAAGCTGGAGCCGCTTATGGAAAGCAGCGGGGTTGCGGAACGATCTGCTGGGACGGTGGTAATTGGTACTGTCAAAAATGACATTCACGATATTGGTAAAAATATTGTTGTGAGTCTATTACGGAGCCACGGATTCAAAGTTGTTGATCTGGGAGTGGATGTGCCCGCCGAGAAATTCGTAGAAGCAGTGCGCGAAACCGGAGCAAAAGTTCTTGGTCTAAGCGCGTTATTAAACTCCACCTACCCAGAAATGAAAAACGTAGTAGAGGCGATAACGGAGGCTGGATTGCGAGAACAGGTAAAAATAATCATTGGAGGAACTATCTGCAACGAGACAGTTCGCAAATTTACTGGTGCAGATTTTTATGCTAACGATGCTGTGACGGGAGTTAAAATATGTAAGAGTGTATATAGTTAA